One Fusarium poae strain DAOMC 252244 chromosome 4, whole genome shotgun sequence DNA window includes the following coding sequences:
- a CDS encoding hypothetical protein (BUSCO:38065at5125) — MADSGDTYRPRERSRSPRRRSRSPERSHRRRSYSPRSRSGSRDDYRRNRDRSPMTSTGASGGGPSAGYGGQAPHRSYEERAVAREQMMNNIRESSQQDRRVYVGNLSYDVKWHHLKDFMRQAGEVLFADVLLLPNGMSKGCGIVEYATREQAQAAVAQLSNQNLMGRLVYVREDREAEPRFIGATGGNRGGFGGGGGMPGHFNPAYGGVAPSGGAPGGGGRQIYVANLPFNVGWQDLKDLFRQAARNGAVIRADVHIGPDGRPKGSGIVVFESPDDARNAIAQFNGYDWQGRVIEVREDRYAGSGPGMGFGGRGGFGGGMRGGFGGGFGGRGGFGGGRGGFGGGFGRGGFGGGAPGGPGFEPPASSVPPNPFTDYATAGGDRGEVIYVRNLPWSTSNDDLVELFTTIGKVEQAEIQYEPSGRSRGTGVVRFDSAETAETAITKFQGYQYGGRPLNLSFVKYLNQGGNDVMDTDPHGGLTQDQIM, encoded by the exons ATGG CTGATTCCGGTGATACTTATCGACCC CGTGAGAGGTCACGATCTCCCCGCAGACGCTCAAGAAGCCCCGAAAGGTCACACCGACGCCGCTCCTACTCCCCCCGTAGCCGATCAGGAAGTCGGGACGACTATCGAAGAAACCGTGATCGCTCGCCCATGACTAGCACAGGCGCATCAGGTGGAGGACCAAGTGCAGGATACGGTGGACAGGCCCCTCACCGATCTTACGAAGAACGAGCCGTTGCTCGAGAACAAATGATGAACAACATTCGCGAATCGTCCCAACAGGACCGCCGAGTCTACGTCGGCAACCTCTCGTACGATGTCAAGTGGCACCATCTCAAGGACTTCATGAGACAGG CTGGAGAGGTGCTCTTTGCCGACGTGCTCTTGCTTCCCAACGGAATGTCGAAG GGATGCGG AATTGTGGAATATGCGACACGGGAGCAAGCCCAAGCGGCTGTTGCCCAACTGAGCAACCAGAATCTCATGGGTCGTCTAGTCTACGTGCGTGAG GACCGTGAGGCTGAGCCTCGGTTTATTGGAGCCACTGGCGGCAATCGCGGCGGcttcggcggcggcggcggcatgCCCGGCCATTTCAACCCTGCATATGGCGGTGTTGCTCCCAGCGGTGGTGCTCCTGGTGGCGGCGGCCGCCAGATCTATGTGGCCAAC CTTCCCTTCAACGTAGGCTGGCAGGATCTCAAAGACTTGTTCCGTCAAGCTG CTCGAAACGGCGCAGTAATTCGAGCCGACGTCCATATCGGACCTGATGGTCGTCCCAAGGGATCTGGTATTGTTGTCTTCGAGAGCCCCGACGATGCCCGCAACGCCATTGCGCAGTTTAATGGCTACGATTGGCAAGGCCGTGTTATCGAGGTTCGTGAAGACCGCTACGCCGGAAGTGGACCCGGCATGGGCTTCGGTGGCCGAGGTGGCTTCGGTGGTGGCATGCGCGGAGGATTCGGTGGAGGATTCGGTGGTCGCGGCGGCTTCGGCGGTGGACGTGGTGGTTTTGGAGGCGGCTTCGGTCGTGGAGGATTCGGCGGAGGTGCCCCTGGTGGACCCGGCTTTGAGCCTCCTGCCAGCTCCGTCCCTCCTAATCCCTTCACTGATTACGCCACGGCCGGGGGTGATAGAGGAGAGGTCATCTATGTTCGCAAC CTGCCCTGGTCGACAAGTAACGATGACTTGGTCGAGCTATTCACCACCATCGGTAAGGTCGAGCAAGCCGAGATCCAGTATGAGCCCAGCGGTCGCTCCCGTGGCACTGGCGTCGTTCGCTTTGACTCAGCCGAGACCGCTGAGACTGCCATTACCAAGTTCCAGGGCTATCAATACGGCGGTCGCCCCCTCAACTTGAGCTTCGTGAAGTACCTCAACCAAGGCGGAAACGACGTCATGGACACAGATCCTCATGGTGGCTTGACTCAGGATCAGATTATGTAG